From Alligator mississippiensis isolate rAllMis1 chromosome 9, rAllMis1, whole genome shotgun sequence, one genomic window encodes:
- the TLX3 gene encoding T-cell leukemia homeobox protein 3: MDQPANTQTQHQHEPISFGIDQILNSSDQENSSQPAPRGSDSTNYLGSPVSRTSAPYPSLPASFPGIGAPFEDSGSYSVNLSLAPAGVIRVPAHRPIPGAVPPPISSAIPAMPAVPSLGSLNFPWMESSRRFVKDRFTAAAALTPFTVTRRIGHPYQNRTPPKRKKPRTSFSRVQICELEKRFHRQKYLASAERAALAKSLKMTDAQVKTWFQNRRTKWRRQTAEEREAERQQASRLMLQLQHDAFQKSLNESIQPDPLCLHNSSLFALQNLQPWEEDSAKIPPVTSLV; encoded by the exons ATGGATCAGCCAGCGAATACACAGACCCAGCATCAACACGAACCCATCAGCTTTGGAATTGATCAGATTTTGAACAGTTCTGATCAGGAAAACTCTTCCCAGCCGGCCCCCAGAGGATCAGACAGCACCAATTACCTGGGAAGCCCCGTGAGCAGAACAAGTGCCCCTTATCCTTCCCTACCAGCCTCCTTCCCTGGCATCGGGGCGCCTTTTGAAGACTCTGGATCTTACAGTGTGAATCTGAGCTTGGCTCCAGCTGGAGTGATCCGAGTGCCAGCTCACAGACCCATCCCTGGGGCTGTGCCACCTCCAATTTCTAGTGCCATACCAGCTATGCCAGCTGTACCCAGCCTTGGCAGCCTCAACTTCCCctggatggagagcagcaggaggTTCGTAAAGGACAGATTCACAG CGGCGGCCGCACTAACGCCCTTCACGGTGACGCGGCGGATCGGGCACCCCTACCAGAACCGCACGCCGCCCAAGCGCAAGAAGCCGCGCACGTCCTTCTCCCGCGTGCAGATCTGCGAGCTGGAGAAGCGCTTCCACCGGCAGAAGTACCTGGCCTCGGCCGAGCGGGCGGCGCTCGCCAAGTCCCTCAAGATGACGGACGCGCAGGTCAAGACCTGGTTCCAGAACCGCCGGACCAAGTGGCG GAGGCAGACGGCGGAGGAGCGGGAAGCGGAGCGGCAGCAGGCGAGCCGGCtcatgctgcagctccagcacgaCGCCTTCCAGAAGTCCCTGAACGAGTCCATCCAGCCCGACCCGCTCTGCCTGCACAACTCCTCGCTCTTTGCACTCCAGaacctgcagccctgggaagagGACAGCGCCAAGATCCCGCCCGTCACCTCCTTAGTGTAA